In Elephas maximus indicus isolate mEleMax1 chromosome 7, mEleMax1 primary haplotype, whole genome shotgun sequence, the following proteins share a genomic window:
- the LOC126079223 gene encoding olfactory receptor 51B5-like: MWPNSSSSSFLLTGFPGLETSHHWISTPLFFVYISVFFGNGTLLLLIKEDHNLHEPMYYFLAMLAATDLGVTLTTMPTVLGVLWLDHREIGNGACFSQAYFIHSLSFVESGVLLAMAYDRFVAIRNPLRYTSILTNTRVVKICLGVLLRGFVSVIPPIMPLYFFPYCHSHILSHAFCLHQDIIKLACVDVTFNRLYPVVLVVLILVLDSLTILLSYVLILKSVLSIASKERSKALNTCVSHICCVLVFYVTVIGLSLIHRFGKSVPHVVHLIMSYVYFLFPPLMNPIIYSVKTKQIQRGILCFFTTHRVGA, translated from the coding sequence ATGTGGCCTAACAGCAGCTCCAGTTCCTTCCTACTGACTGGCTTTCCAGGCTTGGAGACATCTCACCACTGGATTTCCACACCCTTATTTTTTGTCTACATCTCTGTCTTTTTTGGCAATGGTACCCTCCTCCTTCTCATCAAGGAAGATCACAATCTTCATGAGCCCATGTACTACTTCCTGGCCATGCTGGCAGCCACAGACTTAGGGGTGACCTTGACTACAATGCCCACGGTGCTGGGAGTCCTCTGGTTGGATCACAGGGAGATAGGAAATGGAGCCTGCTTTTCCCAAGCCTACTTTATACACTCACTTTCCTTTGTAGAGTCCGGTGTTCTGCttgccatggcctatgaccgtttTGTTGCCATCCGCAATCCCCTTAGATATACCTCCATCCTCACCAATACTAGAGTGGTGAAGATTTGCCTGGGAGTTCTGTTAAGGGGATTTGTATCTGTCATTCCCCCTATCATGCCCCTCTATTTTTTCCCCTATTGCCACTCCCACATCCTTTCCCATGCATTCTGCCTTCACCAGGATATCATCAAACTGGCCTGTGTGGATGTTACCTTCAATCGTCTGTATCCAGTTGTACTTGTGGTCCTCATACTTGTGCTGGATTCTCTGACTATCCTCCTCTCCTATGTATTGATACTCAAGAGTGTCCTGAGCATTGCCTCCAAAGAGAGATCCAAGGCCCTTAATACCTGTGTCTCTCATATCTGCTGTGTCCTGGTTTTCTATGTCACAGTGATTGGATTGTCCCTGATTCATCGGTTTGGGAAGTCGGTTCCACATGTTGTCCATCTCATTATGAGCTATGTGTATTTTCTCTTCCCTCCATTAATGAACCCTATAATCTACAGTGTTAAGACCAAGCAGATCCAGcgtggcattctctgcttttttaCTACCCATAGAGTTGGAGCTTGA